From a single Zygotorulaspora mrakii chromosome 2, complete sequence genomic region:
- the GDI1 gene encoding Gdi1p (similar to Saccharomyces cerevisiae GDI1 (YER136W); ancestral locus Anc_8.175): MNDDATDQDPDKTRWIRSCQNTFQTAITCQSKMDQETMDTDFDVIVLGTGLTECILSGLLSVDGKKVLHIDKQDHYGGEAASVTLSQLYEKFKQNPISKEEREAKFGRDRDWNVDLIPKFLMANGELTKILAHTDVTRYVDFKQVSGSYVFKQGKIYKVPANEMEAISSPLMGIFEKRRMKKFLEWISSYQEDELATHQGLDLDKNTMDEVYYKFGLGNSTKEFIGHSMALWTNDDYLQQPARQSFERILLYCQSVARYGKSPYLYPLYGLGELPQGFARLSAIYGGTYMLDNPIDEVLYNEEGQFKGVKTKLGTFNAPLVIADPTYFPEKCKSTGQRVIRAICILNHPVANTNNADSIQIIIPQSQVGRKNDIYIAVVSEAHNVCSKNHYLAIISTIVETDKPHIELESAFKLLGPIEEKFMGIAELFEPKDDGSKDKVYLSRSYDASSHFESMTDDVKDIYFRVTGHPFVLKPRDTNEDQ, translated from the coding sequence ATGAACGATGATGCTACTGATCAAGATCCTGACAAGACAAGGTGGATTCGGAGCTGCCAAAATACATTCCAGACAGCTATTACTTGCCAATCAAAGATGGATCAGGAAACCATGGATACTGATTTTGACGTTATCGTCTTGGGAACAGGCCTGACAGAGTGTATCTTGTCTGGCTTGCTTTCTGTTGATGGTAAAAAAGTGTTGCATATAGATAAACAGGATCACTATGGTGGCGAAGCTGCCTCTGTGACGTTGTCACAGCTATACGAAAAATTCAAGCAGAACCCTATATCAAAGGAGGAAAGAGAAGCGAAATTTGGTAGAGATAGAGATTGGAATGTCGATttgattccaaaatttttgatggCCAACGGCGAATTGACGAAAATTTTGGCACATACGGATGTTACTAGGTATGTTGATTTCAAGCAAGTCTCAGGATCCTATGTCTTCAAACAAGGTAAAATTTACAAAGTTCCTGCAAATGAAATGGAAGCTATATCATCACCATTGATGgggatttttgaaaagcgtagaatgaaaaaatttttggagtGGATTAGTAGTTATCAAGAAGATGAACTAGCCACCCACCAGGGTTTGGATCTAGACAAAAATACCATGGATGAGGTCTACTACAAATTTGGATTGGGAAATTCAACCAAAGAATTTATTGGACATTCCATGGCTCTGTGGACTAATGACGATTATTTACAGCAGCCAGCGAGACAGTCTTTCGAAAGAATTTTGCTATACTGCCAAAGTGTTGCACGTTATGGTAAATCACCATATCTTTATCCTCTATACGGTCTCGGTGAATTACCCCAAGGCTTTGCTCGTTTGAGCGCAATATATGGTGGTACTTATATGTTGGACAATCCAATCGATGAAGTACTGTATAACGAAGAAGGACAGTTCAAGGGTGTGAAGACCAAACTAGGCACTTTCAATGCACCATTGGTAATTGCAGATCCCACGTATTTCCCGGAAAAATGTAAATCAACGGGCCAAAGAGTTATTAGAGCCATTTGTATTCTCAATCACCCGGTTGCGAATACAAATAATGCCGATTCTATACAAATTATAATTCCTCAGAGTCAAGTTGGCCggaaaaatgatatttaCATTGCAGTTGTCTCTGAAGCCCATAACGTATGTTCAAAGAATCATTACTTGGCAATCATCTCAACAATTGTCGAGACTGATAAACCACATATTGAACTGGAATCCGCATTCAAATTATTGGGaccaattgaagaaaaattcatgGGTATTGCTGAGCTATTCGAACCGAAGGATGATGGATCCAAAGACAAGGTATATTTATCAAGGTCCTATGACGCATCATCGCATTTCGAGTCCATGACTGACGATGTGAAAGATATCTACTTTAGAGTGACTGGACATCCATTTGTGTTGAAGCCAAGAGATACAAATGAGGATCAATGA
- a CDS encoding uncharacterized protein (similar to Saccharomyces cerevisiae YDR061W; ancestral locus Anc_8.176) has product MTAGQYIVHIKDALFRSSLMKKAKPVFKEKIKAFDIKSGEKWVIWGPGKAKLMNILGNKYLCDPPLSLQYGKIKGRQLRIEQVLFKGVVPTAHLSARYEYFKDDFDQNCKKFIINNAIGSNAVSYDVATSDRVVNMILYEKLVSELFLEDLQERWVMGLSNGQMRRARLAYSLLKEPDLLLIDDPFLGLDPTAASIISNFLATYDESLTSVVIGMRYQDEIPPWCTHICHVKEEEGVVFQGSIETFHKEIISIKNEVEAASRTLKSNTFTIEDLISPHPWFGKSHHEIIKMPNCVELNYVDVKYKGEPVLKNLTWKVRPGSNWHIKGNNGTGKSTLLSLLTAEHPQSWNSKIIENGAPRRSGKANYFDINKRIGMSAPELHAILLRNVGSKQTVREIISSGFHDASSNNFIPLWDNLDKNKRLLIDMLLTYFNMSTIADSIVFGQLTVSQQKLVMFIRSLVKMPEILILDEAFSGMEIEPMIRCHELLEEWPGTILAVSHVEEETPKCDYTLRLIAPGQFEINDQNNNL; this is encoded by the coding sequence ATGACAGCAGGACAGTATATCGTACATATTAAAGATGCACTCTTCAGGTCATcgttgatgaaaaaagcCAAGCCAGtgttcaaagaaaagattaagGCCTTTGACATCAAATCGGGTGAAAAATGGGTTATCTGGGGTCCAGGTAAAGCTAAGTTAATGAATATTTTAGGCAATAAATATTTGTGTGATCCTCCTTTGTCTCTTCAGTATGGTAAAATCAAAGGCAGGCAACTGCGTATCGAACAAGTTCTGTTCAAGGGTGTTGTGCCAACTGCACATTTAAGTGCTAGatatgaatatttcaaagacGATTTTGATCagaattgcaaaaaattcataATAAATAACGCAATCGGATCAAATGCGGTCTCCTATGATGTCGCCACTTCTGATCGTGTTGTGAATATGATTTTATATGAAAAGCTAGTCTCGGAGCTGTTTTTGGAGGACCTTCAAGAGAGATGGGTCATGGGATTAAGTAACGGACAGATGAGGAGAGCAAGATTGGCATACAGCCTACTCAAAGAACCCGACTTACTGTTGATAGATGATCCCTTTCTCGGATTGGATCCGACTGCTGCTTCaataatatcaaatttcttGGCAACATATGATGAATCCCTCACATCAGTGGTTATCGGTATGAGATACCAAGATGAGATTCCCCCTTGGTGCACACACATATGTCATGtgaaggaagaagaaggtgtTGTTTTCCAAGGTTCAATCGAGACATTCCACAAGGAGATAATTTCCATAAAAAACGAGGTTGAAGCAGCTTCCCGTACCTTGAAATCGAATACTTTTACGATTGAGGATTTGATTTCGCCTCATCCTTGGTTTGGCAAATCGCATCAtgaaattatcaaaatgCCCAACTGCGTGGAATTGAATTACGTTGATGTTAAATACAAGGGCGAACCTGTCCTCAAGAATCTAACCTGGAAAGTGAGACCGGGCTCCAACTGGCATATCAAAGGTAATAATGGAACAGGGAAATCAACGTTACTGTCTTTGTTAACTGCCGAACATCCACAGTCGTGGAACTCAAAAATTATCGAAAATGGTGCGCCAAGAAGAAGTGGCAAAGCAAACTACTTTGATATTAACAAGAGAATTGGCATGTCCGCACCAGAATTGCACGCGATTCTACTAAGGAATGTCGGAAGCAAACAAACTGTCAGAGAAATAATTTCCAGTGGGTTTCACGATGCCTCCTCGAATAACTTTATACCGTTGTGGGACAATCTAGACAAGAATAAGCGGTTATTGATAGATATGCTTTTGACCTATTTTAACATGAGCACGATAGCGGATTCAATTGTGTTCGGACAGCTTACTGTCAGTCAGCAGAAACTAGTTATGTTCATCAGAAGTTTGGTCAAAATGCCAGAAATACTGATTTTGGACGAGGCGTTTTCAGGTATGGAGATTGAACCAATGATCCGTTGTCATGAACTACTTGAAGAATGGCCAGGTACCATATTGGCAGTATCTCATGTCGAGGAAGAAACGCCAAAATGCGATTATACTTTGAGACTGATTGCGCCAGGCCAGTTCGAAATAAATGATCAGAACAACAATCTCTaa
- the LCB2 gene encoding serine C-palmitoyltransferase LCB2 (similar to Saccharomyces cerevisiae LCB2 (YDR062W); ancestral locus Anc_8.177): protein MSSTPATNIRVPMIPPDDLPRSVKQENEYGRLESEEHLYQVKPMKRSNQMEKPIVDTPPYYISLITYLNYLILIILGHIHDFLGMKFQKDKHADVFEHDGLAPWYSKFESFFARRMKKRIDDCFSRPATGVPGRFIRCIDRISHDLNNYFTYPGTTSMCLNLSSYNYLGFAQSEGQCTDAAIKCVEEYGLHCGGPRTQIGSSNLHIQAEQLIARFVGKDEAMLFSMGYGTNANFFNAFLDSKCLIISDELNHTSIRTGVRSSGAAVRAFKHNDMDELEKLIREQIVLGQPKTNRPWKKILIVVEGLYSMEGTLCNLPKLVELKKKYKCYLFVDEAHSIGAMGPTGRGVCELFDINPKEVDFLMGTLTKSFGAAGGYIAADKWIMDRLRMDITTASYAESVPPPVLGQVISSLMTITGELNPGEGKERLQRIAFNSRYLRLGLQRLGFIVYGCPDSPVIPMLLYCPSKMPAFSRMMLQRKIAVVIVAYPATPLIESRVRFCMSSALTKEDLDYLLRHVSEVGDKLCLKLSSGKAGVPQDGIPPRWDVEDVIARTGEDCKDDRFFRV from the coding sequence ATGAGTAGTACCCCAGCAACCAATATACGGGTGCCAATGATCCCGCCAGATGACTTACCCAGAAGTGTCAAGCAAGAGAACGAATATGGTAGATTGGAATCAGAAGAACACCTTTATCAAGTCAAGCCCATGAAAAGAAGTAACCAGATGGAAAAACCTATTGTGGATACACCACCATATTACATTTCACTGATCACatatttgaattatttgatCCTGATCATCTTGGGCCATATTCACGATTTTTTGGGCATGAAGTTTCAAAAGGATAAGCATGCAGATGTTTTTGAGCATGATGGATTGGCACCATGGTACtcgaaatttgaaagttttttcGCTAggagaatgaaaaagagaatcGATGATTGTTTTTCAAGGCCAGCGACTGGTGTTCCAGGTAGATTTATTCGTTGCATTGACCGTATTTCTCACGATTTGAATAACTATTTTACCTACCCAGGCACCACTTCAATGTGTTTGAATTTGTCTTCTTACAATTATCTAGGATTTGCTCAGAGCGAAGGGCAATGTACCGATGCGGCAATTAAATGTGTTGAAGAATATGGCCTTCACTGTGGTGGACCAAGGACTCAAATTGGTTCAAGTAATTTGCATATTCAGGCCGAACAATTGATTGCTAGATTTGTTGGTAAGGACGAAGCTATGCTTTTTTCGATGGGTTATGGTACCAATgctaattttttcaatgcatTTCTCGACTCAAAGTGTCTTATTATTTCTGATGAATTAAATCATACGTCGATCAGAACCGGAGTAAGATCTTCAGGTGCTGCAGTGAGGGCTTTCAAACATAATGATATGGATGAACTGGAAAAGTTGATCAGAGAGCAAATTGTTTTAGGCCAACCGAAGACTAATAGACCgtggaagaaaatattaattGTAGTAGAGGGTCTATATTCTATGGAAGGAACTTTGTGCAATCTGCCCAAGCTAGTCgagttgaagaagaagtatAAATGTTACCTATTTGTGGATGAAGCTCATTCTATAGGTGCAATGGGTCCCACAGGACGTGGTGTTTGCGAACTATTCGATATTAATCCAAAAGAGGTAGATTTCCTGATGGGTACCTTAACCAAGTCTTTCGGAGCTGCTGGTGGTTATATTGCAGCCGATAAATGGATAATGGATAGACTAAGAATGGATATAACCACAGCTTCTTATGCGGAATCTGTTCCACCCCCTGTGCTTGGTCAAGTCATATCTTCGTTGATGACAATTACTGGTGAGCTCAACCCTGGAGAGGGTAAAGAAAGACTACAAAGAATTGCATTCAACTCCCGTTATTTACGTCTAGGCCTTCAAAGGTTGGGCTTCATAGTATATGGCTGCCCAGATTCTCCCGTGATTCCAATGCTGTTGTATTGTCCTTCAAAGATGCCAGCTTTTTCCAGAATGATGcttcaaaggaaaattgCTGTTGTCATTGTGGCATATCCAGCGACACCTTTGATAGAATCAAGGGTTAGATTTTGCATGTCATCAGCCCTCACCAAGGAAGATCTAGATTATTTATTACGTCACGTTAGTGAAGTAGGTGATAAATTATGCCTAAAATTGAGCTCTGGAAAGGCAGGCGTGCCACAAGACGGTATTCCGCCCAGATGGGATGTAGAAGATGTTATTGCACGTACAGGCGAAGACTGTAAGGATGATAGATTCTTCAGAGTATAG
- the AIM7 gene encoding Aim7p (similar to Saccharomyces cerevisiae YDR063W; ancestral locus Anc_8.178) encodes MASLYHIGSATKQQIQKFRISTSRSEKIRFLPIKIEPKPSYEIVIDEESLEELEDAEELSGLTDALPNNCPRFLLLAYPITKKDGIKQVPLVLLYWKPATVVSPEWKMLYAGALEQVRSECAPRQLVEVSSGLEEEEDIEELQKQIEAN; translated from the coding sequence ATGGCATCCCTATACCACATTGGCAGTGCCACAAAGCagcaaattcaaaaatttcgtATATCTACGTCTAGATCAGAAAAGATTAGGTTTCTTCCCATCAAAATTGAACCCAAACCATCATATGAGATTGTGATTGACGAGGAATCCCTCGAAGAACTGGAAGACGCCGAAGAATTAAGTGGCCTGACAGATGCACTGCCAAATAATTGTCCCAGATTCCTACTACTAGCCTACCCAATAACTAAGAAAGATGGTATAAAACAAGTCCCACTGGTCCTTCTGTACTGGAAACCGGCAACCGTGGTTTCACCAGAATGGAAGATGCTCTACGCGGGTGCTCTTGAGCAGGTAAGAAGTGAGTGTGCACCACGACAACTAGTCGAGGTCAGTTCAGGActagaagaagaggaagatattgaagaactgCAGAAGCAGATTGAAGCAAATTGA
- the RPS13 gene encoding 40S ribosomal protein uS15 (similar to Saccharomyces cerevisiae RPS13 (YDR064W); ancestral locus Anc_8.179), which translates to MGRLHSKGKGISSSAIPYSRNAPAWFKLSSEAVVEQIIKYARKGLTPSQIGVLLRDAHGVTQAKVITGNKIMRILKSNGFAPEIPEDLYFLIKKAVSVRKHLERNRKDKDAKFRLILIESRIHRLARYYRTVSVLPPNWKYESATASALVN; encoded by the exons ATGGGTCGTCTACACAGCAAA gGTAAAGGTATCTCTTCTTCCGCTATTCCATACTCCAGAAATGCACCAGCTTGGTTCAAGTTGTCGTCTGAAGCTGTTGTTGAGCAAATCATCAAGTACGCCAGAAAGGGTTTGACTCCTTCTCAAATCGGTGTCTTGTTGAGAGATGCCCACGGTGTTACTCAAGCTAAGGTTATCACTGGTAACAAGATTatgagaattttgaaatctaaCGGTTTCGCTCCAGAAATTCCAGAAGACTTGTACTTCTTGATCAAGAAGGCTGTCTCCGTCAGAAAGCATTTGGAAAGAAACAGAAAGGACAAGGATGCTAAGTTCAGATTAATTTTGATCGAATCCAGAATCCACAGATTGGCTAGATACTACAGAACTGTCTCTGTCTTGCCACCAAACTGGAAGTACGAATCTGCTACTGCTTCAGCTTTGGTTAACTGA
- the RRG1 gene encoding Rrg1p (similar to Saccharomyces cerevisiae YDR065W; ancestral locus Anc_8.180) — protein MVQNFGELASHRLYVLTLFRHTLRNANRYCYSVHLRNRIHKVVKTVIWKHRFDKSSWTVYSLLKKLLFLNEQLTHGDVWAVWPMLTQFSKKKKPFHGSELATIVKQLKTDNPVSALRNIEEERQRHILARYINHQQGNNRLPHNIPEEYKVKLLLPMAMHEDAMLRLLKIQHQLNKGVPKVFLTHTSAGSSRIWFVRSALNKSRAQSKALGVLLRAEKKKSQKRLDALERCRQNAVWALEEAIWEQALEGDICSHRDVSRHLSELQNSVVERSHQTDSDIEPTKLQMWLNPIKEVMNMLTNQQQEKMRFFRNYKDEVLVNGGRFKMWERKSHLMHDRRVKRFKQLVKSELERVSPFLSGHDLPSLLNKYKF, from the coding sequence ATggttcaaaattttggtgaGTTGGCCTCACATCGACTGTATGTTCTCACTTTGTTCCGACATACTTTGCGAAATGCCAACAGATATTGTTATTCTGTGCACCTTCGGAACAGAATACACAAAGTTGTCAAAACTGTAATCTGGAAACACAGGTTCGACAAGTCTAGTTGGACTGTTTAttctttgttgaagaaattgcttTTTCTGAATGAGCAACTGACCCATGGAGATGTATGGGCAGTTTGGCCAATGCTAACACAAttctcaaagaagaagaagccCTTCCATGGTAGTGAGTTAGCGACCATCGtaaaacaattgaaaacagACAATCCTGTCAGTGCATTAAGAAATATCGAGGAGGAGAGACAACGCCATATACTTGCGAGGTATATTAACCATCAGCAAGGAAACAATAGACTGCCGCACAACATACCGGAGGAATACAAAGTGAAATTACTGTTGCCGATGGCCATGCATGAAGATGCGATGCTCAGGTTGTTAAAAATTCAGCATCAGCTAAATAAAGGGGTACCTAAAGTCTTCCTAACCCATACTTCAGCGGGATCGAGCAGAATTTGGTTCGTCAGGTCAGCCCTGAACAAATCAAGAGCACAATCGAAAGCGCTTGGGGTGTTGTTACGtgcagaaaagaaaaaatcgCAGAAAAGGCTGGATGCTTTGGAAAGATGTAGGCAAAATGCGGTGTGGGCTTTAGAGGAAGCGATTTGGGAGCAGGCACTAGAAGGAGACATTTGTTCACATCGTGATGTATCAAGGCATTTGAGCGAGTTGCAGAATTCGGTGGTAGAACGTAGTCATCAAACAGACTCAGATATCGAACCCACCAAACTGCAGATGTGGTTAAATCCTATTAAAGAGGTAATGAACATGCTAACAAACCAgcaacaagaaaaaatgagatttttcagaaacTACAAAGATGAAGTACTAGTTAATGGAGGTAGATTCAAAATGTGGGAACGCAAAAGTCATCTTATGCATGATAGGAGAGTAAAAAGATTCAAACAACTAGTGAAAAGTGAACTTGAACGAGTGTCGCCATTCTTATCAGGACATGACCTCCCGTCGCTACTCAATAAGTataaattttga
- a CDS encoding Rtr1/RPAP2 family protein phosphatase (similar to Saccharomyces cerevisiae YDR066C and YER139C; ancestral locus Anc_8.181) — protein MRMSGIEEFQNVALGPFQKHRQLSIREAEIISLEIIELLCDSHCKDEATLKYLARLITPATYQDLLDERNLNKKCGYPMCNRQPERLRDPFSIDYTTKRFLWENNPYAYLSIYCSKFHFRCSQFYEVQLSDEALFARTGVHLVHNSPQEKKEIDEKYRIELFEELLRQKASEDDIKSLIAGLRKLGINNGANQEHKDDDQEMEEDLSKWLAEINIIENDKPSILGDLTKDDDE, from the coding sequence ATGCGTATGAGTggtattgaagaatttcaaaatgtgGCGTTGGGGCCATTCCAAAAACACAGACAGTTATCAATTCGTGAAGCGGAAATAATATCACTAGAAATAATAGAGCTCTTGTGCGATTCTCATTGCAAAGATGAAGCAACACTTAAGTATCTCGCAAGACTGATAACACCTGCTACATATCAAGATTTATTGGACGAAAGGAACttaaacaaaaaatgtggTTACCCAATGTGCAACAGACAACCTGAGAGGCTGCGGGATCCATTTTCTATTGATTATACTACAAAAAGGTTCCTTTGGGAAAACAACCCATATGCGTACCTTTCCATATATTGTAGCAAGTTTCACTTCAGATGCTCCCAATTTTACGAAGTGCAGCTTTCAGACGAGGCTCTGTTTGCGAGGACAGGCGTTCACTTGGTACATAATTCACcacaagaaaagaaagagataGACGAGAAATATCGAATTGAGCTGTTCGAAGAATTATTACGACAAAAAGCttctgaagatgatatTAAGTCTTTGATAGCAGGTCTAAGGAAGTTGGGAATTAATAACGGAGCTAATCAAGAGCACAAGGATGACGATCAGGAAATGGAAGAGGATTTATCAAAATGGCTTGCTGAGATCAAcataattgaaaatgacaaaCCGAGCATTTTAGGAGATTTGACaaaggatgatgatgaataa
- the EMP65 gene encoding Emp65p (similar to Saccharomyces cerevisiae YER140W; ancestral locus Anc_8.182) yields MEAKHNIKVGYQYFKSTLCGGSRDTMCANEAKSKCNDQHALKNDKTERHRRNTRSRIRQRWNQFRDYVRQETYEIFSNRNCEGTFDPAEVSSVDYELEKLINMTRIPFLLERLMFWALLACLDCFLYYFTIMPLRLIHGLIFRFKKGRALKLSTSHNERIMGFLIIVACFILSKLDTSKAYHRIKRQSSVKLYMLFGVLEMSDKMLASIGQSLLSVLLASKSAKRTNYQRILLLGTSVLYLVCHGFVMVYQTVALNVAVNSYSNALITLLLSLQFAEIKASLFKRTDKEGLFQLTIADLVERSQLILLLIIIAIRNLVAKSKSQSNLVPNSWALNATSSVIIGALCGPMFTVLGSELVVDWIKHAYVTKFNRIRPEIYHKFLYIMCEDHSVSLQKFRERLGLPIPAYVILFIVMVKPTLSQVMDKSSITSIAQNFLVMLLGFICLMIFKIVLHIIVLKWGQELRFGGHASTSLIEKDYVPGDVGAGSAKIDHRARCVINHDSDSNIHGSEKKASSANLISPSSASSPSIYQKQTVSTRLQATPFDVPTEKESHRDGSESRKVNSLKNRFGLGNVSRYKMVSKRIW; encoded by the coding sequence ATGGAAGCAAAACATAATATAAAAGTAGGATACCagtatttcaaaagtaCTTTGTGCGGCGGTTCAAGAGACACAATGTGTGCAAATGAGGCAAAATCAAAGTGCAATGACCAGCatgctttgaaaaatgataaaacaGAGAGACACAGAAGAAATACGAGATCGAGAATACGTCAAAGGTGGAATCAATTCAGAGATTACGTACGGCAAGAAACGTACGAGATCTTTTCCAACAGGAACTGTGAAGGAACTTTTGATCCTGCAGAAGTAAGCAGCGTGGATTATGAATTAGAAAAACTAATTAATATGACTAGGATCCCTTTCCTTCTCGAAAGGCTGATGTTTTGGGCTTTGCTAGCATGTTTGGACTGTTTCCTATACTATTTTACAATTATGCCATTGCGACTTATCCATGGGCTAATTTTCAGATTTAAAAAGGGCAGAGCACTAAAGTTATCGACTTCTCATAATGAGAGAATAATGGGCTTCTTAATCATTGTGGCCTGTTTCATTTTGAGTAAGCTTGATACATCTAAAGCATATCATAGAATTAAACGTCAAAGCTCTGTAAAGCTATACATGTTGTTTGGTGTACTTGAAATGTCTGATAAAATGCTGGCTAGCATTGGACAAAGTCTTCTCTCGGTACTTCTTGCCAGCAAGAGTGCTAAGCGCACGAATTATCAGAGAATCTTACTGCTTGGGACAAGCGTCCTATATCTAGTATGTCATGGTTTCGTTATGGTCTATCAGACAGTTGCATTGAACGTTGCTGTAAACTCGTATTCAAATGCCCTGATCACATtgcttctttctcttcaatttgCAGAAATCAAGGCTTCATTATTCAAACGAACGGATAAGGAGGGTTTATTTCAATTAACAATCGCAGATTTAGTAGAGAGAAGTCAGTTGATTTTACTTTTGATTATCATTGCTATAAGAAACTTGGTGGCAAAATCTAAATCTCAATCCAACTTAGTTCCCAACTCTTGGGCTTTAAATGCGACATCTTCTGTGATAATTGGTGCTCTATGTGGCCCTATGTTTACCGTTTTAGGAAGTGAATTGGTGGTTGATTGGATAAAGCATGCCTATGTTACGAAGTTTAACAGAATCAGACCAGAAATCTATCACAAGTTTTTATATATAATGTGTGAGGATCATTCTGTCAGCTTGCAGAAGTTTAGAGAAAGATTGGGGCTACCGATTCCAGCATACGTTATCCTATTTATAGTCATGGTAAAACCAACTTTATCTCAAGTTATGGACAAATCGTCTATCACCTCAATTGCGCAAAATTTCCTCGTAATGCTGCTCGGTTTCATTTGTCTTatgattttcaagataGTTCTTCACATTATAGTGCTAAAATGGGGTCAAGAACTACGTTTCGGTGGTCATGCGTCTACTTCACTGATTGAAAAAGACTACGTTCCCGGGGATGTAGGTGCTGGATCTGCAAAAATAGACCACCGTGCCAGGTGTGTTATCAACCATGACTCCGATTCCAATATACATGGAAGCGAAAAAAAAGCAAGCAGTGCAAATCTAATTTCACCTTCAAGTGCTTCGAGTCCTTCAATATATCAGAAACAAACAGTCTCGACGAGGTTGCAAGCAACCCCATTTGATGTGCCCACAGAGAAGGAGTCTCACAGAGATGGAAGTGAATCGAGAAAAGTGaacagtttgaaaaatagaTTTGGATTAGGAAATGTCAGCAGATATAAAATGGTTTCTAAAAGAATTTGGTGA